From the genome of Halorhodospira halophila:
CAACCCACGCTCGAACCAGCTGGACGCACCACCACCATCGGTCAGGATCTTGGCCAGCAACCCGCCCGTGCACGACTCCGCCACCGCCAGACTGAGGTCGTATCGCTGCAACGCCTCACCAACCTGTCGCGCGTGCTCTTGCAGTGTGCGGTCGTCGTGTACCATATCTCCCCCTCATCCAACGCGGCACCGGAATCACCCCATGGCAGCAGCTACCCAAGAGGCCGAAACCGCCGAGGCAGGCGCCGGACACACCCCGATGATGCGACAGTTCCTGCGCATCAAGTCGGAGTATCCGGAGACTCTGCTGTTCTACCGGATGGGTGATTTCTACGAACTATTTTATGAGGATGCCGAGCGCGCCGCGAAACTCCTCGACATCACCCTGACCACCCGGGGCGAATCAGCGGGCGCGCCGATCCCGATGGCCGGCGTACCAGTCCAGTCCGTCGAGAGCTACCTCGCCCGCCTGGTCCGGCTCGGCGAGTCGGTGGCCATCTGCGAGCAGATCGGCGATCCCAACGCCGCGAAGGGGCCGGTGGAGCGCCAGGTGGTGCGGGTGGTCACCCCCGGCACCCTGACCGAGGACGCCCTGCTCGAGGAGCGCAGTGCCAACCTGCTCACCGCCGTGGCCCCAGGGCCCAAGGGCCGATTCGGCGTGGCTTCCCTAGAGCTCTCCTCCGGGCGCTTCTCGGTGCTCGAAGCACCCGACCAGGAGTCCCTCGCTGCCGAGCTCGAGCGCCTAAGGCCCGCGGAACTCATCCTCCCCGATGATGACCAGACTCCGGCGCCGGAGGGGGGATGCGTGGCACAGCGCCGCCCGCCGTGGCACTTCGAGCACGATACAGCCCGGCGCCTGATCCTGCGCCAGCTGGGCACTCACGACCTCTCCGGTTTCGGCGCCGAGGAGCTGCACGCCCCGGTGACCGCCGCCGGTGCGCTCCTGCAGTACATTAATGAGACTCAGCGGGCTGCCCTGCCCCACGTGGGCGCCCTGACCGTCGAGTCGAGGGACGAGGCCATCACCATCGACGCCGCCAGCCGGCGCAACCTGGAGATCGAGCGCAACCTCTCCGGGGGGACCGAGCACACCCTGGCTTCGGTGATGGACACCAGCGTCACCGCGATGGGCGGCCGGCTGCTGCGCCGTTGGCTCCAACGCCCCCTGCGTCAGAGCGGGACCATCGCTGCCCGCCATGCCGCCGTGGCTGCCCTGGCCGACGGTGCCTTCGCCGACGTGCGCAACGCCCTAGAAGGCTGCGCCGACGTCGAGCGCATCCTCGCCCGGGTCGCCCTCGGCACGGCGCGCCCCCGGGATCTGACCGGCCTGCGCGATGCGCTGGAGCGTCTGCCCCAGCTGCAGATCCTTCTCGGGCAGCTCAACAGCCACCGCCTGCAGGAGCTTGGGGTCGAGCTCGATGAACACCCGAAGACCGTCGACCTGCTGCAGCGGGCGATCATCGATGCACCGCCGGCAACCGTGCGTGACGGCGGCGTCATTGCTGACGGCTTCGACGGCGAACTCGATGAGCTGCGCTCGATGTCGCGCAATGCCGATGACTACCTGGCTGCGCTGGAGGCCGAGGAGCGGGCGGCCACCGGGATCCCGACCCTCAAGGTGGGCTTCAACCGAGTCCACGGCTACTACATCGAGGTCAGCCGCAGCCAGAGCAGCCAAATGCCGGAGCGCTACACCCGCCGCCAAACCCTCAAGGCGGCCGAGCGGTTCATCACCCCGGAACTCAAGCGCTTCGAAGAGCAGGTCCTTTCCGCCCGCGAGCGCGCCCTGGCCCGCGAGAAGGCGCTCTACGAAGAGCTGGTTGCCGGCCTCGCCACCGAGCTAACCCCCCTCCAGCACAGCGCCGCCGCACTGGCCGAGCTAGACGCCCTGGCCGCCTTTGCCGAGCGGGCCCGGACCCTCGACTATGTCCAGCCGGAGCTGGCCGACACCCCCGGGGTACGCATCGAGGGCGGCCGGCACCCGGTCGTCGAACAGGCCCTGGATGCCCCCTTTGTGCCCAATGACGTCCGCCTGGACAACCGCCGGCGCATGCTGCTGATCACCGGTCCGAACATGGGCGGCAAATCGACGTACATGCGGCAGACCGCCCTGATCACGCTGTTAGCCTACGCCGGCGCCTTCGTCCCGGCGCAACGCGCGGTCCTGGGCCCCATCGACCGCATCTTCACGCGCATCGGTGCCGCCGACGACCTTGCCTCGGGCCGCTCCACCTTCATGGTGGAAATGACCGAAACGGCCAACATCCTCCACAACGCCACCGCCGAGAGCCTGGTGCTGATGGACGAGATCGGCCGCGGCACCAGCACCTTCGATGGCCTGGCCCTGGCCTGGGCGACGGCCGAGCGCCTCGCCACGCGCATCCGGGCCTTCACGCTGTTCGCCACCCACTACTTTGAGATGACCGCCCTGGAGCAAATCCACCCCGGGGTCATCAATGTCCACCTGGAGGCCGCCGAACACGGCGAACGCATCGTCTTCCTGCACGCCGTGCGCGACGGCCCCGCCAACCAGAGCTACGGACTGCAGGTGGCCGCCCTCGCCGGGGTCCCGCAGGAGGTCCTCCAGGCAGCTCGGGAGAAGCTGCGCAGCCTCGAGTCGGGCGATGGCGACGACAGCGGCTCCGCCCAGCTGCCGCTGTTCGGCCCCGAACCGGTCCTGCAGCCGCCGGCGCAGCCGGAGCCCGAACCGGACCCGGTCCGCACGGCGGTCGAAAACCTTGACCCGGATGGGCTGACCCCGCGGGAAGCCCTCGAGACCATCTATTGGCTGAAGGGACAGTGCGAGGAGTAGGACCGCGGTGCATGAGTCGTTAGAATGCTCGCCGCGGGTAGGGTGCCCGGTTGGGCACCATCACCTCCCAGGTGAAGGACCTGAAACGGCAACGGAGCCAGTTACATGACCTACGTCGTCACCGAGAACTGCATCAAGTGCAAGTACACCGACTGCGTGGAGGTCTGCCCCGTGGACTGCTTCCACGAGGGGCCGAACTTCCTGGTCATCGACCCGGATGAGTGCATCGACTGCACCCTCTGCGAGCCGGAGTGCCCGGCCGAGGCTATCTACTCCGAGGACGACCTGCCGCCGTCCATGGAGCACTTCCTAGAGCTCAACGCCGAGCTCGCCCAGAAGTGGCCGCTGATCACCGAGAAGAAGGATCCGCCGCCGGACGCCGAGGAGTGGGACGGCAAGCCGGACAAGCTCCAGCACCTGGAGCGCTGAGCCTCCGGCCGGGTTCAGCCGCGCGGGTGGTGCGCGGCATGGAGCTGTTGCAGACGCTGCCGGGCCACGTGGGTGTAGATCTGGGTGGTGGACAGATCGGCGTGGCCCAGCAGCATCTGTACAGCACGCAGATCCGCACCGTGGTTGAGCAGATGCGTGGCGAAGGAATGGCGCAGCGTGTGGGGCGAGATGGCCGGATCGATCCCCGCTTCGACGGCGTAGCGCTTGACCCGGTACCAGAAGGCCTGACGCGTCAGCCCTTCTCCGCGGCGCGTCACGAATAGGGCTTCGGCCACCCGACCAC
Proteins encoded in this window:
- the mutS gene encoding DNA mismatch repair protein MutS, producing the protein MAAATQEAETAEAGAGHTPMMRQFLRIKSEYPETLLFYRMGDFYELFYEDAERAAKLLDITLTTRGESAGAPIPMAGVPVQSVESYLARLVRLGESVAICEQIGDPNAAKGPVERQVVRVVTPGTLTEDALLEERSANLLTAVAPGPKGRFGVASLELSSGRFSVLEAPDQESLAAELERLRPAELILPDDDQTPAPEGGCVAQRRPPWHFEHDTARRLILRQLGTHDLSGFGAEELHAPVTAAGALLQYINETQRAALPHVGALTVESRDEAITIDAASRRNLEIERNLSGGTEHTLASVMDTSVTAMGGRLLRRWLQRPLRQSGTIAARHAAVAALADGAFADVRNALEGCADVERILARVALGTARPRDLTGLRDALERLPQLQILLGQLNSHRLQELGVELDEHPKTVDLLQRAIIDAPPATVRDGGVIADGFDGELDELRSMSRNADDYLAALEAEERAATGIPTLKVGFNRVHGYYIEVSRSQSSQMPERYTRRQTLKAAERFITPELKRFEEQVLSARERALAREKALYEELVAGLATELTPLQHSAAALAELDALAAFAERARTLDYVQPELADTPGVRIEGGRHPVVEQALDAPFVPNDVRLDNRRRMLLITGPNMGGKSTYMRQTALITLLAYAGAFVPAQRAVLGPIDRIFTRIGAADDLASGRSTFMVEMTETANILHNATAESLVLMDEIGRGTSTFDGLALAWATAERLATRIRAFTLFATHYFEMTALEQIHPGVINVHLEAAEHGERIVFLHAVRDGPANQSYGLQVAALAGVPQEVLQAAREKLRSLESGDGDDSGSAQLPLFGPEPVLQPPAQPEPEPDPVRTAVENLDPDGLTPREALETIYWLKGQCEE
- the fdxA gene encoding ferredoxin FdxA codes for the protein MTYVVTENCIKCKYTDCVEVCPVDCFHEGPNFLVIDPDECIDCTLCEPECPAEAIYSEDDLPPSMEHFLELNAELAQKWPLITEKKDPPPDAEEWDGKPDKLQHLER